TAGAGCTCTGCGTCCTCACTTTTATCCCCTTGACAACCTTGTGAAAGAGATCAGGCTGAGAGAAAGAGTGATTGGACCAAAACTGccccccatgaatttcaggaCCCTGTAGAGCAGGGTTTCTTAACCAGGGTTCCCTGATGCTAAACTAAGAAAGCTAGCATATTATAGGGGTTTCAGGATGCCATGAGATGCCACTTGGGGTTCTGTAAGAGATGGtgactgaaaaaagaaataattttttagcCTGTAGATAGAACAGTTTTTTATGTAGGggttccctgaggcctggaaaaagGTTGAGAGAGGCTGCGGCAAAGAATTGAACTTGAATCTCTCAGGTTCCAGTATGCGCTGGTTCTCCACTGTGCCCAGAAGGGTATTAAACTCTGCTAATTGTACATAGAAGGGATGTCTGCGCCATAAGCTCAGAGGTAGGGCTCCATtttgctattcccttctccttttctgtcatgtcttttttagactgtaagcccggGGAGAGGGAAATGTCTATCTGTAAGCCACTGAAGagtagggtataaatacagtaaataaatatacCTCTATTTTTGAAATACTAGTTCCATAGTGGCTGTTTAGGGGTTAAGAGGCATTGTAAATGGGCCTgagaagcagagaaagaaaaagggaatgagGATGGGGTGGATGGGCGATAGTTTGGGGGGTttagtttgcttgcttgcttgcctgcctgcttttAGGTCTTACGTTGAAAGGCATCTGGATAGTTGGCACCTACCTTGTTAGACAAGCTCCAGCCTAAATTATTAATGAACTGTGAAGCTGCTAAAAACTCCCCTGTGTGCCTGTGTTTGTGTTGCTTGTCTGCAGGACGAATCCAAGCCGCCATATTCGTATGCCCAGCTAATTGTTCAGGCTATCTCATCGGCCCAGGACAAGCAATTAACACTAAGTGGGATCTATGCCCACATCACAAAGCATTATCCCTATTATCGGACAGCTGATAAAGGCTGGCAGGTAAGTGCCTGGTGTGGGGATCTACAGTGATACAGCTCTCATTCATTCTGCCTAAGCAGCTCTGTCTTTGTTCGCTTTGGGATAACTGTTTTCTTCCCTCTGCTCCCTGTAGAATTCCATTCGGCACAACCTCTCCTTGAACCGTTATTTTATTAAAGTCCCACGTTCTCAAGAGGAGCCTGGAAAGGGCTCTTTTTGGCGAATCGATCCTCTCTCAGAAGGCAAACTGGTGGAGCAGGCATTCCGAAAACGGAGACAGAGGGGGGTGTCCTGCTTCCGAACGCCTTTTGGGCCTCTTTCCTCCCGGTAAGTTCAGTTTGACACTAGGACAAAAAGGCTGCTTTCTGCACCCCCAAATGTAACTTCAGGAGGAAGCCACCCCTACCTTCAcagatacatctggtgggaacacaaaGGATTACCTTCCTGGTAGCTACTCCCAAGCCTTGGGACTCCCTTCTTAGATAGGTTAGAGTGGCaccttccttgctgtctttctacaGATAGGTGAGGTTTCAGCAGAGCTTTGAAGACTGATCAAGAAGGACAAGTCTTGcataatgtactgtattttcttttttaaatggttatGTTTTTAGCTGGTGTTAATTTTATTGGTAGTGcaattatattttttaacttttgttgttgtttttaccaaCAACAGCTTCTTTATTCAtactctgcctttcttccagaactGGGATTCAAGATGGTTTGGTCTGTGGTTTTAGTAATACTAGTCTAATTTAACAACAAAGGTGGAGCATTTTACATTACAAATGCACCTTATTTTCTAGAGTGTAAAATCAAAATGATGAGGTTCTCAGAGTCAGATATCACTTCAAAATCCTGATGATGCTGAAATCCAAATGTCGCTTCCCTGTTTCCTCATCTTTTGTAAACTAATGTGACTTTTCCATCGGCTTTGTGCCTTCCAGGAGTGCCCCTGCATCCCCTACCCACCCTGGCCTGCTGTCTCCTCACACGAGTGGCCTACAGACTCCAGAGTGCCTATCGAGGGAGGGCTCGCCCATTCCACATGACCATGACTTTGGTTCAAAGTTAGCCTCTGTTCCAGAGTATCGGTATTCACAAAGTGCGCCTGGTAAGTAATTTCTTCACAGGGAAGAAAGGTGGGTTGCTGAATGAACCAGGAATGAACCTCAGAATGAACCTAGAATTCCTTCCCCCTGTAATAAAAATGTAGGCGGCAaacaactagagtagacctatccAACCAGTTGTTGAACAGTGAGTCAGTATGAAGTAAaatcctgttgattcagtgggtctaatctGTTTGGGACTAGCAGTCAGATGTAGGCCTGTATTTGCTGTTTGGAGATCCAGATGGTGGAATGATTCAATAAATCAAGGTTTGGAATAGATAGGCAGCAGtgtcaccagatcctgtctgatcttggaagctaatagtatttggatgggagacaacccatgaaaaccaggtgctgtaggctatatttcagaggaaggaagcaacAAAGCCACCTCCAAGTagtccttgccttagaaaactgtatgaaattcatagggtcaccataaatcgacaaGTGACAAGGAAACAAGGGGTTCAGAAACCATTGAATTAGTTGCTGGGGGTAGGCAGAGTCAGCATTGCTAGTGTGTCTTAGGCTTTTAAACTTTCACATATCACATAACTtgtatcactttttaaaacaatggcttCTGAGTTCCTTGAATTAGGATCTTCTCTTCTGTCCATTTCCTCCAATTTCCTCTTTTACCTCCCAGGCTCGCCTGTAAGTGCCCAGCCAGTCATTATGGCAGTTCCTCCTCGGCCCTCAACTCTCATGGCCAAGCCAGTGGCCTATATGCCAGCCTCCATAGtaacctctcagcagccttcaggCCATGCCATTCATGTTGTCCAGCAAGCTCCAACAGTAACCATGGTCCGGGTCGTGACCACTTCAGCAAACTCAGCAAACGGATACATCCTGACCAATCAAGGGCCAGCAAACGGCACCCACGAAGCAGCAGGAACAGTCTTGGACTTGGCCGGTGAGCCTCGAGATAGCGTACTCACCCCAGGAGGAAGATGCGAATCACCCCAGGTTGCTTGTTGTGGGTCTGTTCTTGCAGTCTCTCCTTTTTGGTTAGCAGGATACTCAGACAAATGGAGAAATAAGACTGCATTTATATGGTTGCTAGCTACTAAAAGTGAAGCCTGGCCAACACTCTTGGCCAAAAATTGTGACTCTCTCTATATTCATAGAAGATGAAGAAGCAGGActgtaaatataaaaaaaaagGATGGAGGAAATTTGCCTCTACAGACAAATATACaatcaaccctccatatccacggattcaaagaGCAATTTGATTTatccatttaatataagggacacaattttactcccctactgtatataatgggacttgagtatccatggatttgggtatccattggggtcctggaaccaaaccccagtgaataccaagggaccactgcatAGTCATATACTGTATCTGTATGCACTTAATAATATTGCTGATGAGTGTGGTTTtcttaaagagagaaaaacatgaaTAAAGATTGCTCCCAACCCTGCCATGGTGACAATTGCTTCTCTTTCTGCAGGGATTGATGAGAAGCCAACCATTGCATTTGCTACAATACCGACTGCTAGCCGGGTTATTCAGACAGTCGCCAGCCAAATGTCTCAGGGCATCCCAGGACAAACAGTCACCATCCTCCAGCAAGCGACCCCTGTAGCCATTGGGCAACACCAGCTCCCCGTCCGAGCCGTGACACAAAATGGAAAGCACGCTGTCCCTACCAACAGCATAACTGGTGGCACTTACGGTACATGCCGTTTTCCTCTTTGATTCTCTGCTTGTCTTTTGAACTTTGCCTTTTGCCTTTACAAAATCTGGAGAAACATAATGTGTTGGACCAGCCAGTTGTTCATTGCACTGGGCATCAGTGCCTGTAATGGGAGACAGAACTCTTATCTTTGTTGAGTCTGATTACAATCAGACTTGTTTGTTTATCTCTGGAACCTAATAGTCACTGGGTTAAGAATCATGTTAAATTTGGGGCTTTGGAGAGGGTGGGGGCCATCCCACTGTTGCAGTTGGCAGACATGTTATTGCCACTGTTTTGGTTGAGTTTGGTTGTTTTCTGTTATGCTTTTGTTTCAGGTGTTAGAGGACTCTGGGGATGACAGAAGTAAACcactgaatttgcatgtgattTTGGTTCCATTTTGACTagatttaaatgaaaaaaatcacCTGTAAATCAGTTTCTTGTTAAAAAATTGGTGGTTTGAAAGGCCTTCGGGAACCATATTTTAGGATCCCAAAGGCTACATGTAATACACAGCTGGCCCTTTTGTCCACCcagtattaaatattaaaacgGTTTGTAGTGCAGTGTACTCTACagttttggaagtctttaaacagaggcttgatgggcatctgtcagaagtgctgtcgttgtgtattcctgcatggcagggggttggattggatggcctttacAGCCCTTTCCAactctctatgattctgtgttggcCTTCTATGTTCCTAGGGCAAGGTTATGAATTTTAAAGATTTAATCATTGCTTCTTCAAATCTGGTGGTTTGCTAGTgtcatttaaaagaataaaatattacttcgttttttctccagccctcacAAATCCACTGCAGCTCCTTGCTGCCCAAGCCAGTTCCTCCACTCCGGTGGTAGTCAACCAGGTGGCAGAGGCCGGGACAAAAGACACTGAAGAGCCTTTGAAAGAGCCGGATGTCAAGAGGCCTCGGATGGAGGAGTCCCGGGGAGGTGGAGCGGCTCCGTTGCAAACGGGTGTCATCACTTCAACCACCCCACAAGGACAGGCTGCCAGCGAATGAGGAACCCAAACGTTCAGAAAAGCGGTGGCATAGGCTTCGGGggagatccttttttaaaaaaagaaattatgacTGTAACACCTTTTTTCCAGCAAGATTTTTTgtacaaaaggaaataaaagcgCCAtccaaaataggtttttaaaggACAGGCCGGCAGTTTTTAGCATCCCGAGGTGCCCGATGGATTAGCAAAACGTCCACTTACCCGCACCCTGAAaagtctgttttgcttttcacttCGGAgattatttttctctcctttttagattttaaaaaaagaaataataataataataataacaaagacaATTTGATTGTATGACTGCTGGGATTTCCCCAtccaacagcccccccccccccattcattttCTTTCGTACCTCTTTTTCCTCAAAGCATGGTAGTTTTATGTGAGCATATTAAAAATGCAGGAGGGAAGCATGTACTTGGGGGAGGTCAGAAGGTGTGGGGGTGCATCCAGTATCCAAATAGaactcctttccctctctctctctttcactctctatttttaaaattctctttctcttttttggacttcagcttccaaaatctCCCATTTTTGAGGaggatttgggatttgtagttcaaaaaaagaaaacacttgcAATCACTGAGACAGAAACGTACACCTTTTCATATACACAGCTGTGAAGCTTGAAGGAAAACACAATGGGACCCTCTTACGAaggttgttctttctttttctaaacaTTTATTCTGGAATCGGATGTTGTCACATGCATTTAATTGCTgccaaaaaaaatcagttttctagTTTCCTCCTCATTCATTGCCCTTAAAAAATCTAGGTGAGTTTCCCCATGCCCTAATGTTCAGGTGCTGTATGTTCTGGGCTAGATGTTGCTGAAGTGAGATGGCCTCAAGTCATAGCAATATTTTTGGCTTATACAGTAAATTCTTGTTTGGAGCATTAAGAGTGCAACTTTTGCAATGTTACATTAACATGGTGCACTATGAGCCATAGTCTGCAAAGCCAACTAGATCTTCAGGGTCATTCCATTTTATTGAGTTTAAGAGACACACACTTACAtatgaaagacagagagagagagagatgggaataTAGAATCACGTTTAACTTGTCGCCAGTGCAGCCAGTACTGCTCTTGATACCTTAAGAGCCAATGTTGTAGAAGTGGTTAGAATTGTTGGACTAAGTCTAAACAAGACTTGGGGTTCACATTTTCCTGTTCATCCATGAggctcattgggtgaccttggaccagtcactGTCGCTtttaacctacctcacagggttgttgtgaggataaagtgggggtGGGATGAACTATGTATGCCACCATGCGCTCCTTGGAAGAGgtgcagaataaaaacaaaataaacaatagcCTTGCTGTAGTTTAAGGTATCAAGTTTAAGGTATATGATCCTTCCTGCTGAATCCCATGGTTGACTGTTGTGACATCAGCCATTTAATGACCCTTCGAGTTCTTTTTAACAACCAAGGTTGGAAATGCATTTCATAACATGGTTGTTAGAGAACCCTAGTGAGCATTAAGTTGTTTAGTGTGGCATCTGTTCTTTAACTGCAATTCAGGCTTTGTCTGGCAGTCTGTTAATGACATACGCAGGTGTATATCAACCTTGTTGCCTTGCGCATACATATGTCTTTTTCAAGGAGGGGTATTCCTTTTCTTCTGCACAGACCAAAGCTTACTGTAGACCTGCTGTATTCCATACCATGGAGCAATGGCattcaaagcagtgtcaaactgcattatttctccactgCAGATGCAGTATTTACCAGCATTTTTGTGTGATGTTACATACAAGTGATAGTTATATCCATATTTAGAAACAGGGGAAGCATCTACCTCTGTAATGTGTGTCGCTGGGGACAATAAGCATGTTCTGTTTGGTTGTGTGTCACATGCGCAAACTCCCCCATATAGGAACCCGTCCTGGTGCGTGTGTGTAGCAAGTGGTTTACATACAAGGATGTCTCTCAAACATCTGTTGCTTTCATTCTTTTGGCGCAAGGACACTGGGATGGCCCTTCATCCTTCTCCAGAGTCAATGAACTGTACACCAACCTGCCAGCTGGCATACCTTCTCTGTAAACACTGAGAGATTTTGTCAAACTCCTGAACCAGCTATCTGCTTCAATTACGTTGAAAAGGAGCTGATGGTAGGCACATTCTCATAACTCCTTTTGTGGAAGATAGTGACTGAATTAAATAGCTGGTGCTGCTTCCTTGCTCCCAGATGGGCAGCATAGAGGAGGTCCagcatggcgcagtggtttgttggactatgattccgtAGGCCAGGGTTTGGTTCGCTCTTGACCacaaaacccaccaggtgaccttgttcaagccacatgctctcaggggaaggcaatggcaaacctctgaacaaatcttgccaaggaaaccccatgataggttgccttatggtcgccataagtcagaaacaacttgaagcaccACAAGCTGAAGATGTCCTGGTCTCCTTGTTGTGGGGATGAGTGACTTGCAGACTCTCAGATGTTGCTGagctgtaactcccatcatcccatgcCATTAGGGCTAGGGCTGATGGCAGATGTAACCCgatgacatctggaggaccacaagtaGTCCACCCCTGCTGCACAGAATCAGTAAGCAGCTTCCCCCTGCTTCTTAGAGTTGTGgcttttcagcttttatttaatGCTTGTGATATAATTTGACTTGCCTGCAGGGATGGGGCTGGCCATGGGTTGCTAATGATTCTGGAATGCCACCTAAAATACCATCTTGTCCTGCCCTACCCAAGCTCTGTAGGGATTTACCATTTTGGGAGCAAGAtagtggattgggggggggggagtattaaCATTTTAGGTCCCAGGACAAGATCCATTGGGCACATTTAAGACAAAAGCTCCCTTTAAGCATTCGTGGGCAGCCTTTCAGCAACAAGAACTCCCTGGTACTATGTACCTCCATAGTACCAGGGAGAAATTTACTCAGCACTGGAGAGAAGATAGGGAAGTAAACACCTGTCTCCCTAGCTTTAATTACCAAACCTTTATCAGCACTTAATGTGTTTGCAGGCTGCTGCAAACATGGGTTATAAACCCGCTTCCAGTTTTTAATTGCAAAAATGTCTGGGGTCATCGTTCCCCTGTTAATGACACAGTCGATTTGAACAAAGATGTAAATGCGTTCGCTCTTCAGTTATGATAGACACCTGCACTTGGAGAGCAATGTGCCTGTATAATGGAACATTTACCCCAGTTAAATTTCTATCATCCGAGTGTAGCAAAGGATTGACCTAGAGGCACAACCGGCACTTCCGAACTTGCTTGTACAAGCATTTTTCCCTCCCTGTTTGATTTCCATAtcaaaaacataacatttttaatAGCATCAGGGCATAAATCTCACAGGTGAGAATGAGCTGGCCTCAATTTGCATGGAGTTTATGAACGCATTTTGAAGTTTTAGCACAGGTCAGCCCTGATTTATACAAGCTCAAGCTCATCCCTGTGGCCTCTTCAGTCAttcttgaattatttttaatggcgGGGATTTCCATATAGTAGACACCACTAGAAAGAGCATACTGTGTGATCAGTTAAAATctactagcatggtgtagtggtttgagcattggactaggacttgagacctgggttcgaattctcagccacggaaacccactagCTAAGCTTgggtgggtcacactctctcagcctcaaagggaggttGAGACAAACCCcttgtgaagaaatcttgccaagaaaagcttgtgataggtttgctttagggtcgctgtaggtgggaaatgacttgaaggcatgcaacaacgcATGCATATATGCTACAAAAATGGTGGAAGAGCCCTTGGCATGGCTGAGGATCCAGTGGCCCTCTAGGTATTGTTGGACTCCAAtccccatcattcccagccagtcTAGCCCATGGTGAAAAATCATGGGAGTATTATGTGAAGCCAAAGGtgttcatggctggcattcatagttttttgtggggtttgggggggctatgtggccatagtttttgtgcatttttcaggctatgtggccatgttctggccacatcttcactgaagatgccaaccacagctgctggcgaaacatcaggaataaactctcccagaacatgtccacatagcctgaaaaatgcacaaaaactatGGGAACGTTAGTTCATCACCAGCCAGAGGGTTACAGCTTTCCCAAACCTGGTGTACAGAAATAGAGACCATCTGATGGTTCATAACTAGGGTACTTTAACTTTactggggaaattactttttaggattacaaatcccagagttggaagtcataatccagagaaagagagagagaacttctcttgtcttggaagagaaagagggagcctCTGGTCCTGATGTTGGCTTCCTCCCTGCTTATATCTACCCCAGGCAGTAATATATTTGTGCAGTTCTGGCTTACAACTGAAAGGCGATTAATTTGTAGGGATCTCACAGTTGTCAATCaattctgatatatatatatttcttttttaaaaaaaaccccaaaacccctgTTTTCAGACAACATGCTTTCTAGTTCTCTAGCTGATGAGCTATGACAATGTGTGAAGATTTTCTGCTTTGGCAGTCAGAGAAATCCAGCTGTAAATTTTATACAGTGTCGGGACACTAAAATAAAATCCATCTCCAGCAAGCATGCTTTGCATttatattatctttaaattctggaAGGAACGGATggctaaaaaaaaacaccacccttTCCTCCCAGAATTGAAAGAGGCTATAAATGCAAAGCAGGTTTGCTAGAGATAGATTGCCTTActctggggctgcatccgcactgcagaatgatctggtttgacaccagaattccataccattgagccatggcagctaaagtggtgtcaacccggattatttctgcagtgcgggtgcagcctAGATTAGGGTGGACACAGTGTGGCCAGGGGGGCACATGTGACCCCAACCCAGGGCCATTTTTATGGCACTCGGTGGCCTCCCCCTGTGTTCAAAGAACTGCAGTCCATTTTAGGTCCTGAAGAGCCCCTtttgtataagtcaagaaatgaaTTGGAAGTAATCTGGTGGGGATTTATAATGGTAAAAATGATTGTGGTCCCTAAAGAGCATTTGGGGTAATGTGGTCCCCTAACTtctgatcatagaatcgtagagttggaagagaccgcaagggccatccagtccaacccctgccatgcaggaactcccaaccaaagcatccccgacagatggccatccagcctctgtttaaagacttccatcCTTACTATCCATCCTTACTATAGAAtctgggttttggggtttttctgGAGGGTTTTGGTGGACCTTAGAAAAGCAAAAGCTACATGCAGTCCATCGGCCATATTTTTCCCATCTCTGCAGTAGGAGATGCAGGGATCACCTAggacactattattattattattattattattattattattattattaaagtctagaatcatagaatcatagagttggaagagaccactagggccatccagtccaaccccctgccatgcaggaaatccaaatcaaagcatccctgacagatggccatccagcctctatttaaagacctccaaggaaggagactctatcaccctccgaggaaggagtgcattccattgtcgaacagccctaactgtcaggaagttcctcctaatgttgaggtggaatatcatttcctgcagcttgcatccattgctccgggtcctgttctctggagcagcagaaaacaagcttgctccctcttcaatatgacatcccttcaaatatttaaacagggcgatcatatcacctcttaaacttcttttctccaggctaaacatccccagctccctaagtcgttcctcatagggcatggtttccagacctttcaccatt
This genomic stretch from Sceloporus undulatus isolate JIND9_A2432 ecotype Alabama chromosome 8, SceUnd_v1.1, whole genome shotgun sequence harbors:
- the FOXK1 gene encoding forkhead box protein K1 isoform X2 encodes the protein MAEVGAGVEARALLELQRAPVEPGPTPPPEPGPRVAPSPASGASSSPEASSASSSSSSSAPLARLLGRDFEFLVRRPAVTIGRNSSQGSVDVSMGRSSFISRRHLELAFRAPHFYLSCLGKNGVFVDGAFQRRNAAELRLPTQCTFRFPSTNIKIQFTSLFHKEEVKEEASSPPLRPLYPQISPLKIHIPEPDLRNLVSPLPSPTGTISVPNSCPASPRGAGSSGYRFTHNITSDLQLAAEYAAKATSEHQADASGGDSPKDESKPPYSYAQLIVQAISSAQDKQLTLSGIYAHITKHYPYYRTADKGWQNSIRHNLSLNRYFIKVPRSQEEPGKGSFWRIDPLSEGKLVEQAFRKRRQRGVSCFRTPFGPLSSRSAPASPTHPGLLSPHTSGLQTPECLSREGSPIPHDHDFGSKLASVPEYRYSQSAPGSPVSAQPVIMAVPPRPSTLMAKPVAYMPASIVTSQQPSGHAIHVVQQAPTVTMVRVVTTSANSANGYILTNQGPANGTHEAAGTVLDLAGIDEKPTIAFATIPTASRVIQTVASQMSQGIPGQTVTILQQATPVAIGQHQLPVRAVTQNGKHAVPTNSITGGTYALTNPLQLLAAQASSSTPVVVNQVAEAGTKDTEEPLKEPDVKRPRMEESRGGGAAPLQTGVITSTTPQGQAASE
- the FOXK1 gene encoding forkhead box protein K1 isoform X1, coding for MAEVGAGVEARALLELQRAPVEPGPTPPPEPGPRVAPSPASGASSSPEASSASSSSSSSAPLARLLGRDFEFLVRRPAVTIGRNSSQGSVDVSMGRSSFISRRHLELAFRAPHFYLSCLGKNGVFVDGAFQRRNAAELRLPTQCTFRFPSTNIKIQFTSLFHKEEVKEEASSPPLRPLYPQISPLKIHIPEPDLRNLVSPLPSPTGTISVPNSCPASPRGAGSSGYRFTHNITSDLQLAAEYAAKATSEHQADASGGDSPKDESKPPYSYAQLIVQAISSAQDKQLTLSGIYAHITKHYPYYRTADKGWQNSIRHNLSLNRYFIKVPRSQEEPGKGSFWRIDPLSEGKLVEQAFRKRRQRGVSCFRTPFGPLSSRSAPASPTHPGLLSPHTSGLQTPECLSREGSPIPHDHDFGSKLASVPEYRYSQSAPGSPVSAQPVIMAVPPRPSTLMAKPVAYMPASIVTSQQPSGHAIHVVQQAPTVTMVRVVTTSANSANGYILTNQGPANGTHEAAGTVLDLAGEPRGIDEKPTIAFATIPTASRVIQTVASQMSQGIPGQTVTILQQATPVAIGQHQLPVRAVTQNGKHAVPTNSITGGTYALTNPLQLLAAQASSSTPVVVNQVAEAGTKDTEEPLKEPDVKRPRMEESRGGGAAPLQTGVITSTTPQGQAASE